Below is a genomic region from Anaerolineales bacterium.
GAGAGACGATGGACCATGGACGATAGCCGAGGGTCAGACTCCGGTAGATGAATCACAACAAACATGCGAGGCAAAAACCGGCTATGGACGATTGACGGTCGAACAAACATACTTTGATAGATGGTTTTTCGATTAAGCCCGTATGCGCGGTTAAGCGGCGCGTGCCAGTTGTGAAGCATCGGCAGAAATCCAACCAACGTCTATGGCCGATGGTCCAAGGTCCAGCGTCGGTTTTTCTTGACGGTCCATGGTCCATCGTCCATGGTCCGCGGTCCCTCGCCGATCGGCGCGCGCAATTTGCGATTTCATTGAATCTCCCCGAACAATCCTGGATCGAATTACAGTTCTGTAACAGCCCCGAAAATCGGCGTTTCTTCATATAGAATGGCTCTCAAGGGAGAATGCCATGAAGCGAATTTCCATGCCGCAAGTTCACCTGCTTCGAATCGCCGCCCAGGCGCCGGTCACGCTGCTGGCGGCCTGCACGCTGCAGGTCGGCCTGGAGCCGACGACTCAGACCACGGCGCCCGCCGCGCCGCCGGCGCTTGCCGCGCCCTCTTCCGCAGAAACCGAAGCTCAGCCGCCCGCGGCGGATGAATGGCTGCTGGTGAACACCGAACAGGGTTTGTGGATGAGCCGGCCCGACGGCTGTCAGGCCGGGATCCGTATCCCCGGACGGGTCATCCTGCCCGGCCCGCTTTCGCGGGCAATCTCGCCCGACGGCGGCTTGTTCGCCTATATCTCGACCTCCGCCGATCCTTCCCTTCCCTACGGTTTCTACGATCCTACCCGTCTCTTCGGCTCTTACCCCGACCTGACGCTCACCATCATGTCCCTCTCGGGCGCCGTGCCGTCGGTTGCGATTCCGCTCATCCCGCCCGGCGCCGAACCTAGCACGGAGTTTACTAACCCGGTCCAGATCGCGATAACCGAAGAGAGTTCCCTCGCCTGGTCGCCGGACGGAAAGCGGCTGGCTTTCATCGGCGCCCAGCAGGGGGCCTCGGCGGACCTCTATGAGTATTACCTTGACGACGGGCGGATCGCCCGCCTGACCGACGGCCCGATGCAATCCTACCGGCCGCTGTGGTCGCCCGACGGAGCGTGGATCGTGCACGGCGAGGTTTCGGGCTTCGGCACCGGCGCCGGATACGGAGTCAGAGGATTCTACGCCGCACGCGCCGACGGCGGCGGAGTCTTTTCGCTGTACGAGATCCTCGAGCGGAGCGGCGACGAAGCCGCGGCCGGTTGGCTGGACGGCAACACGCTGATCGCGCACACGCGGCGGCAACCCTGCGGTCCCACGCACCTGCGCCTGGTCGATCTTTCCGCGCAAAAGGCGGATGTGGTGTTCGCAGGCTGCATGAGCGACGTCGCCGTCGGCCCGGGCGTGGTGCTGTTTTCGCAACCGCCGGATATGCCTTTGTATGCCGAAGAACCCCCCCGGCCCGGGGTGTACCTTCTCACGGCCGCCGACCGCACCCCACGGCTGCTCAGCGGTGAAAATATCCGCAAGATCGAATGGGAGGATGGTCTCGGCGCCTTCCTCGCCCAGACTGATGACGGCCGGCTGCTAGAGGTTTCCCCCGCCGGCGAGATCCGCGCGTTGCCGGTGCAGGCCATCCGCATGGCCACCCTCTCGCCCGACGGGCGCTGGTGGGCGGCAACGGATGCGCTGATCAACACCGAAGGGATCTTCGTCGGCGCATACGGGACGGAGCTGCGGCAGATCTTCGAAGGCCGGATCGCCTTCGGCGACGGGATGCTCTTTTCGCCCGCCGGAGATGCGCTCTACTTCGTCACCGCAGCCGGCGAACTGTTCCGCGCGCAGGCGCCGAATTGGGCGCCCGCCCAGCTGGCCTCGGGCCTCACGCACGCCTACGGGTATTCCGATCTGGCATGGTGGGAGGGGTGAAAAAAAAACCGACGACAGACCCCCCGACAAGAACACTCGGGGGCAGGCATGGACGATGGACGATGGACTTAGATTGATAGGGAGGGCCGCGTCTTTACTGATAGTAGTTGCATCCAGGCGGTTGATTTACAATAACTCGATCGCCAATACCCCTTCCCATAGAAAACCGACCATGGTCTATGGTCCATCGTCCATGGTGTGCATTTTTTGTTGAAAACCCGGATAATCCCGCCAAATTCGTCCTGCGCGGATTATTCCGCGGGTGGATATCCGCAATGCCGGGCAGCCGCCTTGATCGGAGGGATACGCGATGAGCAAAGCGATTCCGCCCTTCACCTTTCTCTTCCCGCTGCTGATCCTGCTTTCCGCCTGCCAGGCCGCCGCAACCCCGCTCCCGCCCGCCGCCTCCCCGACCGCCAACGAAACCCCGACCGCGAGCCGGACCGCCGAACCCACAGCCACCGAACGCCTGACTTCGACGTCGAGCCGGACCTCCGCCCCGACGGCGGTGAGAACCAAGCGGCCCTCCCCCACGCCGACCGAGGATGCGCTCAAAGACCTGGGCAAGATCGCCTTCTTTAAAAACGACGGCCTCTACACCATGCGCGCCGATGGGAGCGAGCTGACTCTGGTCGCCGAGCTCGACGGGATCCCGCAAGGAGTATCCTGGTCTCCGGACGGAAAACGGATCGCCTACGCCGTGGATTGGAAGATCGGCATCGCGAATGCGAACGGATCCGGCTTCGTAAAAATCACCGGCGAAGGCGACCACGTGGAACCGGATTGGTCGCCGGACGGGGAATGGCTCGTTTATACCAGCGATCAGAGCATGCGCGCGGACCCCAACGGTCCGTTCTGGTACACCGACCTGTTTCTGATGCGCCCCGACGGAACGGACGCGCGGAACCTCTCCCCCGCCCTGCCGATCAACAGCGACAGCCCGGATTGGTCGCCCAGCGGTGTCTGGATCGCGTTCTGGTACGGCGGGCCGGTTTACCTGATGGATCCCGCGAGCGGCGCGATGAACCCCCTGGTGCCGGAGCCCGCCTGCGACCTTTTCAATCCCGTCTGGTCGCCGGACGGCATGCGGATCGCGTACGAGAAAAACTGCAGCGGACGGTCGCAGATCTTCATCATCCCGGTGGAGGATCCGAATTCGAAGACCGCGCTGACCGGTGTTCCCGGCGGAAAAAACTTCGGCGCGTCCAATCCCACCTGGTCGCCTGACGGCCGGTTCATCGCCTACCAGCAGGATTACAAAATTTGCATCCAGGAAGTGGGGGCGGCCGCTTCCCGGTGCCTGACGGACGGCGTCCAGCCGGATTGGTCGTGGGCGGTCGGGTAGGACCGAGCCCGGACGATAGCCCCCAGACAAGAACGCTCCGGGGCGGGCATGGACCATTGCCGCTTGCGATTATTAATGGGTATTGAGGTATCAGTTTTTTAAGGATTATTCTGTGAGAAGACGTAACAGCGTTGCCGAGCGGGGAATCCAAGTTGTCATTGCGAGGAGGGCTTGCGCCGTGATCTTCGGCGCCGGCCCGACGAAGCAATCTCCCCCTTTTTACGCGAAGGAGATTGCTTCGTCGGGTTGGCTTCGCCAACCCTCCCCCGGCCCGAACCCCTGGGCAGGCTCGTAATGACAGCGGGGCGACGCCAGGCAGGGATTCTCAGTTGTCAGCGCGAGCAACCCCCTCATCTTCGCTCGGGACAAGCCGCTCGGGACAGGCTCCATCCGGGGCAGGCTCGTAATCACATCCTGTCAATCCCGTCTACTCTTTCCACCTTATCCATGCTACACTGATCCCATGAACAACGACCTGAAACGCCAAGCCGACGAACGCCAGAAGCAGGAGAAAGAGCAGGATCGGGAACGCCTCGAGCGCCGGGCGGAGCAAAAGCAGTTGGAACGCGATCAGG
It encodes:
- a CDS encoding PD40 domain-containing protein, whose protein sequence is MKRISMPQVHLLRIAAQAPVTLLAACTLQVGLEPTTQTTAPAAPPALAAPSSAETEAQPPAADEWLLVNTEQGLWMSRPDGCQAGIRIPGRVILPGPLSRAISPDGGLFAYISTSADPSLPYGFYDPTRLFGSYPDLTLTIMSLSGAVPSVAIPLIPPGAEPSTEFTNPVQIAITEESSLAWSPDGKRLAFIGAQQGASADLYEYYLDDGRIARLTDGPMQSYRPLWSPDGAWIVHGEVSGFGTGAGYGVRGFYAARADGGGVFSLYEILERSGDEAAAGWLDGNTLIAHTRRQPCGPTHLRLVDLSAQKADVVFAGCMSDVAVGPGVVLFSQPPDMPLYAEEPPRPGVYLLTAADRTPRLLSGENIRKIEWEDGLGAFLAQTDDGRLLEVSPAGEIRALPVQAIRMATLSPDGRWWAATDALINTEGIFVGAYGTELRQIFEGRIAFGDGMLFSPAGDALYFVTAAGELFRAQAPNWAPAQLASGLTHAYGYSDLAWWEG
- a CDS encoding PD40 domain-containing protein; translated protein: MSKAIPPFTFLFPLLILLSACQAAATPLPPAASPTANETPTASRTAEPTATERLTSTSSRTSAPTAVRTKRPSPTPTEDALKDLGKIAFFKNDGLYTMRADGSELTLVAELDGIPQGVSWSPDGKRIAYAVDWKIGIANANGSGFVKITGEGDHVEPDWSPDGEWLVYTSDQSMRADPNGPFWYTDLFLMRPDGTDARNLSPALPINSDSPDWSPSGVWIAFWYGGPVYLMDPASGAMNPLVPEPACDLFNPVWSPDGMRIAYEKNCSGRSQIFIIPVEDPNSKTALTGVPGGKNFGASNPTWSPDGRFIAYQQDYKICIQEVGAAASRCLTDGVQPDWSWAVG